The Pirellulales bacterium genomic interval AAAGCTCCACCGCAAGCCGGAGTATTCCGTATGGAAACCGGCCACCAGCTCGCTTTCGGCCTCGGCCAAGTCGAACGGCGCTCGGTTCACGCTGGCCATGGCGCAGGTGAAATAGACCCAAAAGGTGATGAACGTGAAGGGATCGTGGAAGATGAGCCAGTTAGTGAACCAACCCCCCTGCATGCGGCCGATCTCGACCAGGTCCATCGTGCCGGCAATCAACACCGGCACCACCACGCACATGCCCATCGGCACTTCGTAGCTCACCACCTGGGCCGCCTCGCGCATGCCGCCGAACAGCGACCACTTGGAGGCCGAGGCATAACCGGCCAGGATCACGCCAAACACTTCCAGCCCCATCACCGCCAAAATGAAAAACACGCCGGTGTTCAGCTCCACGGCCACCCAGCCGTCGCTGAACGGCAGCGCGAAATAGGCACAGAACGAGGCACAAAAGCTGACGTAGGGCGCGAGCCGAAAGAGCAAAGCGTCGGCCCCTTCGGGCATCAGATCTTCTTTGGTGAGGAGCTTCAGCCCGTCGGCCAGCGTCTGCAGCCAGCCGAACTTGCCGCCCACGCGCGTGGGGCCGAGGCGGTCTTGAATGCGGCCGGCGACCTTGCGCTCCAGCCAGATGAATCCCAGCGCACCGACCGCCACCACATTGATCAGCAGGGCGCAATGCACCAGCGCGGCCAGCAGATAGGCCAGCCATTGAGGCACATAGTTTCCGAAGAATTCAGCCACGCTTCAGCCTGCCTGGGTCAATCGGTTTCAGAGTTTGTGAAATATGGCACAAAGTCGCGCCCAGTTAAAGCCCCTCCCCGCACCTTTTTTTGAACCACAAAGATCACAAAGAGCACAAAGGAGAGACGTAGAGCATCGGAGATCAGCGCACAACGCGGTTGATACCATCCTTCAAAAGGCGAACGTGGAAATTGATGATCAGGCCGAGACGAAGCTTCGTGGCCTTAAGGTACGAGATCACTTTGGCCTCGTAAAGCGGATGGATCTCGGTAACTGCTTTTAGCTCCGCAATGACCCGCTCGCCCACCAGAAGGTCGCAACGCTGACCGGGAATCAAAGTGCCCTTGTACGGAACCAGAATCTTCTTTTCGCAGACAAAGGGAATCCCGCGGAGCCTCAATTCATGGCACATCGCCCGCTTATAGATAAACTCGATAAAGCCCGGCCCAAGTGCCCGATGCACTTCAATTGCCGCACCAATAATCTCCTTGGCAAGCGCTTCGTCGGCAGCAGGAATTGGCTCGTATTCCACGTCGCTCTTCCCCTTTTATAGCAGCGGCGACTCCTTTCCCCTGATCTTTTCGTCCTTTGTGCTCTTTGTGCCCTTTGTGGTTCAAACTCCG includes:
- the nuoH gene encoding NADH-quinone oxidoreductase subunit NuoH; the protein is MAEFFGNYVPQWLAYLLAALVHCALLINVVAVGALGFIWLERKVAGRIQDRLGPTRVGGKFGWLQTLADGLKLLTKEDLMPEGADALLFRLAPYVSFCASFCAYFALPFSDGWVAVELNTGVFFILAVMGLEVFGVILAGYASASKWSLFGGMREAAQVVSYEVPMGMCVVVPVLIAGTMDLVEIGRMQGGWFTNWLIFHDPFTFITFWVYFTCAMASVNRAPFDLAEAESELVAGFHTEYSGLRWSFFFMAEYGSMFAVSGLAAILFFGGWNGPLPISHWLGLTYENGPVAGYLGNFLGMLNFIFKCVAWVTFMMWARWTLPRLRIDQVMKVCLKYCVPIAAVMFLGAIGWTYMLPDKMIGRPYAERVLEDGLPRPSGSVAASERNAPHGVPPRAVAGAELGQSAVGAENKHGGQAMPRYAATRYAATRYAATGASPGRQRRSDLTDHSRPGSAPATESASRPAGLVARAAERN
- a CDS encoding GxxExxY protein, whose product is MEYEPIPAADEALAKEIIGAAIEVHRALGPGFIEFIYKRAMCHELRLRGIPFVCEKKILVPYKGTLIPGQRCDLLVGERVIAELKAVTEIHPLYEAKVISYLKATKLRLGLIINFHVRLLKDGINRVVR